GCCGGGGGTGGGGTCGTGCGGCGCGTCGCTCATCGGTGGCACGTCGAGCATTGCGGGAGCTTCTCGGTGTTCACGTGGTAGGCCTCCACCAGCTCGGTTCCGAGCGCAGCCTGATCGCTGGGGCGTTCGTACTCCATGTTGAAGACTTCGCTCCGGGGGCGCAGGTAGTCCTCGGGCGCCTTGTGGCACTCGAGGCACCACCCCATCGTCAGGGGTTCGTTCTTCCAGATCTCCGCCATCTCCTGCACCGAGCCGTGGCAGTCGCTACAGCCGACGCCGGAGTTGATGTGCGCGGAGTGGTTGAAGTAGACGTAGTCCGCGAGGTCGTGCACGCGGTTCCACTGGATCGGCGTGCCGGTGTCCCACGACGCTTGGACGGCGGCGAGCTGCGGGTCGCCGACCCGAATCTGGGAGTGGCACGTCATGC
Above is a window of Trueperaceae bacterium DNA encoding:
- a CDS encoding cytochrome c3 family protein, with translation MPQSFPRNANAFAKWLVLGGSVFVVALMIALAFYARVTNNAVGVPVDQPVAFQHNLHAEQLGIDCRYCHTSVEVEATASVPPTETCMTCHSQIRVGDPQLAAVQASWDTGTPIQWNRVHDLADYVYFNHSAHINSGVGCSDCHGSVQEMAEIWKNEPLTMGWCLECHKAPEDYLRPRSEVFNMEYERPSDQAALGTELVEAYHVNTEKLPQCSTCHR